GGAGTTCCAGAACAAAAGGGGTGGACGCATTGTTCTTCAGGATGTAAAGGTGACCGTATTTTTGAAACTATCTTCTTTCCCCGTGAACCATTTTAATGTATGCAAATATGCTTGTTTGTAAGTGTACATTTAAATGCTGATTtgatctctttctccctctctccctctccccagAAGCCCGAGCGTGATGAGTGGGACAATGGACTGACTGCTATGCAGTGTGCTCTGCAGCTGGAGAAAAATGTCAACCAGGCTCTGCTGGATCTGCATAAGGTTGCCTCTGAGAAGGGCGACCCTCATGTGAGTGGCTCATTTCATCCCCGATAAAGCAAGAAGTAGACATGCGAGTCACAATTGAAAAGATTGGGCATACTTGTGTGTTCTGTCAGCACTGGGCATTCCTTGTGTGATTACTTGAAGTTGAGATACTATTTTGGGGTAATTAGGATAATGAAAGATGTTTTTATATACATTGCTCCAGTTTCCTCCATTCTacgtgatttaattaaatatcctAAATTCTTTTGATTTCTTGTCCTACAGCTGTGTGACTTCCTGGAGACTCACTACCTGAATGAGCAGGTTGAGGCCATCAAGAAGCTTGGCGATCACATCACCAACTTGTCCAAGATGGATGCTGGCAACAACAGGATGGCAGAGTACCTGTTTGACAAGCACACCCTGGATGGACAGAGCTAAATGCGGCCCTCAGATCCACTGCATGCTGCAAAGCTTCCATTAATACTAGATGCTTAAATTGTCGTGCAATATGATAACACAGCTCTTGCAAAGTTTTTGAAGTCTGAGATCAGGTTAACGTCAAGTAAAGTTTTGATGTCactaaataaaatgatgcagtctTGCTCTTTAAATTAGTCCACTTGTGATCTTCACCAAGccattgttttgttgttgaatGTACACTAACTGTTTTTAACCTAGTGAATTTTGATGAATAAACATTTTGGGCTGGATTGACttgtctttatttaaaatagtggGATTTGATTGTGGGGTAGAGTCAGGATTTATTCAACCAGGTGCTTTAATTTCAGTGAATATGATTGGGACCCCAAAAAAAGTTGCCAAAGAAATTTATAAAAGTCCAGAGGTGAACATACGTTAAAGGCTACATGTTAGGACTAATTTTCCCTCAAAATGTGAGACACAAGCAGCACTAACGATTAACTCATCTCTGCCCAATGCTGTATGTCTGGCTTAATGTCTTGCTATCTGAGAACGCTCCGTGTCTGTgtacagtcgaacgcgagcctgtcCATTTGACAGTGTGACTGCTACGAGGCatcggactatttctcttcaggagtttagacccacaaaaatgtatttatatacctTCAGATTTGAGTTATACAAatacaggtatctcctgacctccttacTCACACACTCTTGACATGCATCTCTACCGTTTttatttttaccttcatctcctgttatTTACCGACGATATCTTCTAGCGTTATAACTGG
This portion of the Myxocyprinus asiaticus isolate MX2 ecotype Aquarium Trade chromosome 14, UBuf_Myxa_2, whole genome shotgun sequence genome encodes:
- the LOC127451311 gene encoding ferritin, middle subunit-like, producing the protein MDSQIRQNYNRECEALINKMMNLELYASYTYTSMAHYFKRDDVALPGFAKFFKENSEEEREHAEKFMEFQNKRGGRIVLQDVKKPERDEWDNGLTAMQCALQLEKNVNQALLDLHKVASEKGDPHLCDFLETHYLNEQVEAIKKLGDHITNLSKMDAGNNRMAEYLFDKHTLDGQS